Proteins encoded in a region of the Mycolicibacterium chitae genome:
- a CDS encoding mycofactocin-coupled SDR family oxidoreductase codes for MGKLDGRVAFITGAARGQGRSHAVRLAEEGAAIIAMDICDQIESVFYPMATKDDLAETEALVTAAGGSIVTFVGDVRKRADVQAAYDAGVRQFGHVDIALPNAGIMPVLEPGDREQSWYDAIDTMLTGVWHTLEVVIPGMIERGKGGAIVITSSAAGLSSLALNTLPGQVGYVAAKHGVVGLMRVYASQLAKHMIRVNTVHPTGVNSPMVANEEYGAWAAANPEIAGAPAYQNPMPVPLIEPIDVSNAIAYLVSDEARYVTGVTFPVDAGHLNR; via the coding sequence ATGGGCAAACTCGACGGCCGGGTCGCCTTCATCACCGGAGCCGCACGCGGACAGGGCCGTTCGCATGCGGTGCGGTTGGCCGAGGAGGGCGCCGCCATCATCGCGATGGACATCTGCGACCAGATCGAGTCGGTGTTCTACCCGATGGCCACCAAGGACGATCTGGCCGAGACCGAGGCGCTGGTGACCGCGGCGGGCGGATCGATCGTCACATTCGTGGGTGACGTGCGCAAGCGCGCCGATGTGCAGGCCGCCTATGACGCCGGGGTCCGCCAGTTCGGACACGTCGACATCGCGTTGCCCAACGCCGGCATCATGCCAGTCCTCGAACCCGGTGACCGCGAACAATCCTGGTATGACGCGATCGACACCATGCTCACCGGAGTCTGGCACACCCTCGAAGTGGTGATCCCGGGCATGATCGAGCGTGGCAAAGGCGGGGCGATCGTCATCACCAGTTCGGCAGCCGGCCTGAGCAGCCTCGCCCTCAATACCCTTCCGGGACAGGTCGGCTATGTCGCGGCGAAACATGGCGTGGTGGGACTGATGCGGGTGTATGCCTCGCAACTGGCGAAGCACATGATCCGGGTCAACACCGTACATCCCACCGGAGTCAACAGCCCCATGGTCGCCAACGAAGAGTACGGCGCCTGGGCGGCCGCCAACCCGGAGATCGCCGGTGCTCCCGCCTACCAGAATCCGATGCCGGTGCCGTTGATCGAACCCATCGACGTCAGCAATGCCATTGCCTACTTGGTCTCCGACGAAGCCCGCTACGTCACCGGAGTGACTTTCCCTGTCGACGCCGGCCACCTGAACCGGTGA
- a CDS encoding alpha/beta fold hydrolase: protein MVLRGNGLNLATDHWSSPLAGPDRPEVVLLHGGGQTRGSWKSTGQRLAAAGWTTYAVDARGHGDSDWSGEGDYSSEAMVRDVVAVAKSRAMPPILVGASMGGQAALVAIGENPGIASGLVLVDIAVSPSLPGVERVREFLQSGLSGFTTLEEAAQAVAAYNPHRARPPKPDGLARNLRQRDGRWYWHWDPAFIGNRGPGGETHQHRRARGRRAARNVDVPTLLVKGAQSDVVTAEGVLELRTLIPHATYVEVGGTGHMVSGDDNDAFTAAVLKFLHDLG, encoded by the coding sequence ATGGTCCTGCGCGGAAACGGCCTCAACCTGGCCACCGACCATTGGTCGTCTCCGCTCGCCGGCCCGGACCGTCCGGAGGTGGTACTGCTACACGGGGGCGGTCAGACACGCGGGTCGTGGAAGAGCACCGGGCAACGGCTTGCGGCGGCAGGGTGGACGACTTATGCCGTCGATGCACGTGGACACGGCGACAGCGACTGGTCCGGCGAGGGCGACTACAGCAGCGAGGCGATGGTCCGGGACGTGGTGGCGGTGGCGAAGTCTCGGGCGATGCCGCCGATCCTGGTCGGAGCCTCCATGGGCGGACAGGCTGCACTGGTCGCCATCGGGGAGAACCCCGGAATCGCTTCCGGCCTGGTCTTGGTGGACATCGCGGTGTCGCCTTCCCTGCCGGGAGTGGAGCGGGTGCGGGAGTTCTTGCAGAGCGGCCTCTCGGGTTTCACCACCCTCGAGGAGGCCGCCCAGGCCGTGGCCGCCTACAACCCGCACCGGGCCCGGCCACCGAAGCCGGACGGTCTCGCTCGTAACCTACGGCAGCGTGACGGTCGCTGGTACTGGCACTGGGATCCGGCGTTCATCGGCAACAGGGGCCCGGGCGGTGAAACGCACCAGCACCGACGCGCCCGGGGTCGGCGAGCCGCCCGCAACGTCGACGTCCCAACTCTTCTGGTCAAGGGCGCACAGTCCGACGTGGTGACCGCCGAAGGGGTACTCGAACTGCGGACGTTGATCCCTCACGCGACCTACGTGGAGGTCGGCGGTACCGGCCACATGGTCAGCGGCGACGACAACGACGCCTTCACCGCGGCGGTCCTGAAATTCCTCCACGACCTCGGATAG
- a CDS encoding CAP domain-containing protein, whose translation MLMVIPAVTAPSAHADNKRLNDGVVTNVDTIKKKAGCSGDLKVNPQLRLAAEWHTRDVLNNRNLHGELGSDGSTAQDRAHAAGYRGRASQTVAINPALAINNMEVLRQWYFNPATMAVIQDCAFTEIGVWSENHLDRSVVVAVYGAPA comes from the coding sequence ATGCTGATGGTCATCCCCGCGGTGACCGCCCCCAGCGCTCACGCCGACAACAAACGCCTCAACGATGGCGTCGTCACCAACGTCGACACAATCAAGAAAAAGGCGGGTTGCAGCGGCGACCTCAAAGTCAATCCACAGCTGCGATTGGCCGCCGAGTGGCATACCAGAGACGTGTTGAACAACCGCAACCTGCACGGCGAGTTGGGATCTGACGGGTCCACGGCGCAGGACCGGGCCCACGCCGCGGGCTACCGTGGCCGAGCCAGCCAGACGGTTGCCATCAACCCGGCGCTGGCGATCAACAACATGGAGGTACTGCGTCAGTGGTACTTCAACCCGGCCACGATGGCGGTGATCCAGGACTGTGCCTTCACCGAGATCGGGGTGTGGTCGGAGAACCATCTCGACCGCTCGGTGGTGGTCGCCGTCTATGGGGCACCGGCGTAG
- a CDS encoding DUF732 domain-containing protein produces the protein MTSPPTARADELAYLVNVTVRPGYNFPNADEALRYGRFVCDKVAQGRAYTDVVAETKHDLRTADEYQAAYLINQAVNELCPAQIWQLRNSAAPYRPNEVP, from the coding sequence GTGACGAGTCCGCCGACCGCACGCGCCGACGAGTTGGCCTACCTCGTCAATGTGACTGTGCGACCCGGTTACAACTTCCCCAATGCCGATGAAGCACTTCGTTACGGTCGGTTCGTCTGCGACAAGGTGGCCCAGGGCCGCGCCTACACCGACGTGGTCGCAGAGACCAAGCACGATCTGCGTACCGCCGACGAGTACCAGGCCGCGTACCTGATCAATCAGGCCGTCAACGAACTGTGTCCGGCCCAGATCTGGCAGTTGCGAAACTCCGCCGCGCCCTACCGCCCGAACGAGGTGCCGTGA
- a CDS encoding LysR family transcriptional regulator, with the protein MEMHHVRYFVAVAEELSFSRAAERLHMAPSPLSRRIKDLERELGAELFVRDYHHISLTEVGRRLLPSAIEVVEKFDALREIAAGVRQPAIRSATVGMAPEVSPRLRSRFLQLINDAVPRIRVRHESASTAPLLRTVARGEVDLAFVHGRVVDPQLVAVRVEDQRVAVVIGRGTGFDDRTSVRIHELAHLPYVSLREAAAPFVYRVTDELLIRHGVHGRVAIPSNNQSQLVPMVAAGQAFTICGAEFGATRKAFADEPVLFLPFDDDDVRLVTYAVWRDDRARDHEALHQLTAIVWDELAANGHH; encoded by the coding sequence ATGGAAATGCACCATGTGCGGTATTTCGTTGCGGTTGCCGAGGAGCTGAGTTTCTCCCGCGCGGCGGAACGGCTGCACATGGCGCCCTCGCCGCTGAGCCGGCGCATCAAGGATCTCGAACGGGAACTCGGCGCCGAGCTGTTCGTGCGCGACTACCACCACATTTCGTTGACCGAGGTGGGCAGGAGGCTGCTTCCGTCGGCGATCGAGGTGGTGGAGAAGTTCGATGCGTTGCGCGAGATCGCCGCAGGCGTGCGCCAACCGGCCATCCGGTCGGCTACAGTCGGGATGGCTCCTGAGGTGTCACCCCGGCTGCGTTCGCGGTTTCTGCAACTGATCAACGACGCCGTCCCGAGGATCCGGGTCCGCCACGAATCCGCCTCCACTGCACCGCTGTTGCGCACCGTCGCCAGGGGCGAGGTCGACCTGGCGTTCGTCCACGGACGGGTAGTCGACCCGCAGCTGGTCGCGGTGCGGGTCGAGGACCAACGGGTCGCCGTGGTGATCGGTCGCGGCACCGGATTCGACGACCGCACCAGCGTGCGCATCCATGAGCTGGCTCATCTGCCGTACGTTTCGCTGCGCGAAGCGGCCGCTCCGTTCGTCTACCGCGTGACCGACGAGCTGCTCATTCGCCACGGTGTGCACGGGCGAGTCGCTATTCCGTCGAATAATCAGTCCCAACTGGTCCCGATGGTCGCGGCAGGCCAGGCGTTCACGATCTGCGGGGCCGAATTCGGGGCCACCCGTAAGGCGTTCGCCGACGAACCGGTGCTGTTCCTGCCGTTCGACGACGACGACGTCCGGCTGGTCACCTATGCGGTCTGGCGGGACGATCGGGCCCGCGACCACGAGGCCCTGCATCAATTGACTGCAATCGTGTGGGACGAGCTCGCCGCGAACGGACATCATTGA
- a CDS encoding ferredoxin → MTGVKIDERCQGHGQCYQLFPQMFEPDEEGYGLVRPDATIKDNNLLHNNLLDDAVACCPENAIVIVDSGA, encoded by the coding sequence GTGACCGGAGTCAAGATCGACGAACGTTGCCAGGGACACGGCCAGTGTTACCAGTTGTTCCCGCAGATGTTCGAACCCGACGAGGAGGGCTACGGGCTCGTGCGCCCCGACGCGACGATCAAAGACAACAATCTCCTGCACAACAATCTCCTGGACGACGCCGTCGCATGTTGCCCGGAGAACGCCATCGTCATCGTGGACTCCGGCGCTTGA
- a CDS encoding Mce protein, translating into MAGHVDAAEREVNGPEDIDDDVATGVDIGTDQPHSPVRAALVVGLVALTAVGSVAAWLGHQAYESLRVQHEHHVFLQAGRQTALNLTSIDHTTAEQDVARILESATGAFRDDFQSRTDSFVEVVRKAQSKSEGTIVESGVESATGNEAQVLVAVNVLTTNAGAPEQEPRSWRMRMTVQKSAGDAKVSDVEFVA; encoded by the coding sequence CGGGCCGGAGGACATCGATGACGACGTCGCAACCGGGGTCGATATTGGCACCGATCAGCCGCACTCGCCGGTACGGGCGGCACTGGTTGTCGGACTCGTAGCCTTGACAGCCGTGGGGTCGGTGGCGGCATGGCTCGGCCATCAAGCCTACGAGTCCCTACGAGTTCAGCACGAGCACCACGTGTTTCTTCAGGCAGGTCGACAAACCGCGTTGAATCTGACCTCCATCGATCACACGACGGCTGAGCAGGACGTAGCGCGCATCCTGGAGTCGGCCACCGGTGCGTTCCGCGACGATTTCCAAAGCCGCACCGACTCCTTCGTCGAGGTGGTGCGGAAGGCGCAATCGAAGTCCGAAGGCACCATCGTCGAATCAGGTGTGGAATCGGCCACCGGCAACGAGGCGCAGGTGTTGGTTGCGGTGAACGTCTTGACCACCAATGCCGGGGCTCCAGAGCAGGAACCGCGGAGCTGGCGAATGCGGATGACCGTCCAGAAGTCAGCTGGTGACGCAAAGGTATCCGACGTGGAGTTCGTGGCATGA
- a CDS encoding NAD(P)-dependent oxidoreductase — protein MAQRILEAGHHLAVYARRPEQARPLIMRGAIAADSLGALAAHSEVLGVCVGTDDQVQQVADVVLPHMTAGSVLAVHSTVAPQLCVRLAAAAPHGVEVLDAPVSGGRARAFDGELTVMVGGPELPVQQSLPVFETFGSPVLHVGPLGSGQVLKLVNNYLFAAQVAVTEQAIVLCRELGLDVALSMTAIASSTGSSRANQMFVAGGCRSAFPRHSEGTTHGARLLAKDIALMDGLLADRKPPALLDSAARAGLAVAFEAGAADDRG, from the coding sequence ATGGCACAACGCATCCTGGAAGCCGGTCACCATCTGGCGGTGTACGCGCGCCGACCCGAGCAGGCGCGCCCGCTGATCATGCGCGGCGCCATAGCCGCCGACTCCCTGGGCGCGCTGGCAGCCCATAGCGAAGTGCTGGGCGTATGCGTCGGAACGGACGACCAGGTGCAGCAGGTCGCCGATGTTGTACTGCCCCACATGACGGCGGGGTCGGTGCTGGCGGTGCACAGCACCGTCGCTCCCCAATTGTGCGTTCGTCTCGCCGCGGCCGCACCGCACGGGGTCGAGGTCCTCGACGCCCCGGTGTCCGGCGGACGGGCCCGGGCCTTCGACGGTGAACTGACCGTGATGGTCGGCGGACCTGAACTTCCGGTGCAGCAATCACTTCCGGTCTTCGAGACCTTCGGGTCGCCGGTCCTTCATGTCGGCCCGCTGGGCTCCGGCCAGGTGCTCAAGCTGGTGAACAACTATCTGTTCGCCGCCCAGGTCGCGGTCACCGAGCAGGCGATCGTGCTGTGCCGTGAACTCGGACTCGACGTCGCGCTGTCGATGACCGCGATCGCGTCATCCACCGGGTCCAGTCGTGCCAACCAGATGTTTGTCGCCGGCGGATGCCGCAGCGCTTTTCCGCGACACAGCGAGGGCACCACCCACGGGGCGCGGTTGCTCGCCAAAGACATCGCCCTGATGGACGGTCTGCTCGCAGACCGGAAACCGCCGGCCTTGTTGGACAGCGCGGCCCGAGCGGGCCTCGCAGTGGCATTCGAGGCCGGAGCCGCAGACGACCGCGGCTAA
- a CDS encoding class I adenylate-forming enzyme family protein: MVNIVSPIAAWARREPAAPALACDDVSLTRVQLDAAAGAAATALAAQGVTRGDRVACVGGISAGWAVHALGALRLGAVVVPINERLTAREVAQILHTTEPRVVLCDEQRARTCADAVSALEDAPVVTAILGSLPPPSGVVPAGEVDVTRDDCALIVFTSGSTGRPKGVPLTHGAILEAFFEWVLQEPTLMRAHALNVTSLAFLGGLFNGFLAPLILGGRTTMLSTWDPARALAVLREEAITSMASTTIFYEQMAALPAFGSSELPELRIAIAGGNPVSRRVLEDWQSRGVLLRQSYGLTEGCAVVSIPPPLIASEHLDSAGLGGILRQVAVIDSAGRPAAPGEPGEIAIKGAGLAREYYRNPEASAAEFVDGWLRTGDIGTIDESGLLRVVGRLKDIIISGGLNIYAAELERTIACLAGVGEVAVIGVADDRYGETPAALVYGADDLTEVLVIAHCRRELAAYKAPRYVEFVEKPLPRTTLGKIDKGVLKELYRDLPAQRAASA, encoded by the coding sequence GTGGTCAATATCGTGTCACCGATAGCGGCTTGGGCTCGCCGCGAACCTGCGGCGCCCGCATTGGCGTGCGACGACGTGTCGCTGACGCGGGTGCAACTCGACGCCGCCGCCGGCGCCGCGGCGACCGCACTTGCGGCGCAAGGCGTCACCCGCGGGGATCGGGTGGCGTGCGTGGGCGGCATCAGCGCGGGCTGGGCTGTCCACGCACTGGGGGCGTTGCGTCTGGGTGCCGTGGTGGTGCCGATCAACGAGCGCTTGACCGCCCGCGAGGTGGCTCAGATCTTGCACACGACCGAGCCCCGGGTGGTGCTCTGCGACGAGCAACGCGCCCGGACCTGCGCCGACGCCGTGTCCGCCCTGGAAGACGCCCCAGTGGTCACCGCTATCCTCGGGTCGCTGCCGCCCCCCAGCGGCGTGGTGCCGGCGGGCGAGGTCGACGTTACCCGCGACGACTGTGCGCTCATCGTGTTCACCTCCGGCTCTACCGGCCGGCCCAAGGGGGTGCCGCTGACCCACGGCGCCATCCTCGAAGCGTTCTTCGAGTGGGTACTGCAAGAACCCACCCTGATGCGCGCACACGCGCTCAACGTGACTTCGCTCGCGTTCCTCGGCGGCCTGTTCAACGGCTTTCTGGCCCCGCTGATCCTGGGCGGGCGCACGACGATGCTGTCTACTTGGGATCCCGCCCGCGCGCTTGCAGTTCTACGTGAGGAGGCGATCACCAGCATGGCCAGTACGACGATCTTCTATGAACAGATGGCGGCGCTGCCCGCCTTCGGCTCCTCCGAACTGCCCGAACTGCGCATCGCGATCGCCGGGGGAAACCCGGTGTCGCGCAGGGTGCTCGAGGACTGGCAGAGCCGCGGTGTGTTGTTGCGTCAGTCCTATGGGCTGACCGAGGGATGCGCGGTCGTGAGCATCCCACCTCCGCTGATCGCCTCTGAACACCTCGATTCGGCGGGACTCGGTGGCATCCTGCGTCAGGTCGCCGTCATCGACAGTGCGGGCAGGCCGGCGGCCCCCGGAGAGCCGGGTGAGATTGCCATCAAAGGTGCCGGTCTAGCGCGGGAGTACTACCGCAATCCCGAGGCGAGCGCCGCGGAGTTCGTGGACGGCTGGTTGCGGACGGGAGACATCGGCACCATCGACGAGTCGGGTCTGCTGCGCGTCGTCGGCCGCCTCAAGGACATCATCATCTCCGGCGGGTTGAACATCTACGCCGCTGAATTGGAACGCACCATCGCGTGTCTTGCCGGCGTCGGCGAGGTCGCGGTCATCGGTGTGGCAGATGACCGGTACGGAGAAACGCCGGCCGCGCTTGTCTACGGCGCTGACGACCTCACCGAGGTGTTGGTGATCGCGCATTGTCGTCGGGAGCTAGCCGCCTACAAGGCGCCGCGCTATGTCGAGTTCGTCGAGAAGCCGCTGCCGCGGACGACTTTGGGGAAGATTGACAAAGGTGTCTTGAAAGAGCTTTACCGAGACCTACCGGCCCAGCGAGCTGCCTCGGCATGA
- a CDS encoding cytochrome P450 gives MPEMLETRPTRPSGWEQLQYDHRDSRIVVSPHDLWRRLRAQCPVIHSERYGGFWFTSRYDDVKAVLTDCETYTATLGVNIPRQNMTLLPGEVDPPLHREYRRILNPRLAPQVVKQHEGWMRELAREWIEQIANPDQFDLCTDYCEPYAKRVSLRVIGYEPEDLDKLDHWTGVLAAGVRDDEEGIRLSMEFFGHLAATLQRRASEPPRDDIISAIVDGEVDGRPLSLDEQQSLLLQTTFGGLHTTGAVMAGSLVWLAGHPEDRARLHREPMLMPTAVEEFIRYVTPVPHMNRAAAKDTVLDGCPIPKDDLVMVGLGSANHDETIFDKPDEVVLDRFPNRHMGFGAGPHRCVGSHLGKLGVRVGLEEFLAAFSDFEVTDYYALRYNGGEGRGLLTVPMRATPVNGSSGQ, from the coding sequence ATGCCGGAGATGCTCGAGACACGCCCGACCCGACCGAGCGGATGGGAGCAACTGCAGTACGACCACCGCGACTCCAGAATCGTGGTGTCACCGCACGATCTGTGGCGGCGGTTGCGTGCGCAGTGCCCGGTCATCCACAGCGAACGGTACGGCGGCTTCTGGTTCACTTCGCGCTACGACGATGTCAAGGCGGTGCTCACCGACTGCGAGACCTACACCGCCACTCTCGGGGTCAACATTCCTCGGCAGAACATGACCCTGCTGCCCGGTGAGGTCGACCCGCCGTTGCACCGGGAGTACCGACGCATTCTCAACCCGCGGTTGGCGCCGCAAGTGGTCAAACAGCACGAGGGCTGGATGCGTGAACTGGCCCGCGAGTGGATCGAGCAGATTGCGAACCCGGACCAGTTCGATCTTTGCACGGACTACTGCGAGCCCTACGCCAAACGCGTCTCGCTGCGCGTCATCGGTTACGAGCCTGAAGATTTGGACAAGCTTGATCACTGGACCGGAGTGCTGGCCGCCGGCGTCCGCGACGACGAAGAGGGCATTCGGCTGTCGATGGAGTTCTTCGGACACCTGGCCGCAACCTTGCAGCGACGAGCCTCCGAACCGCCCCGCGACGACATCATCTCGGCGATCGTCGACGGCGAGGTCGATGGCCGGCCGCTGAGTCTGGATGAGCAGCAGAGCCTATTGTTGCAGACGACCTTCGGCGGTCTCCACACCACCGGTGCGGTGATGGCAGGATCGCTGGTGTGGCTGGCGGGGCATCCCGAGGATCGAGCCCGGTTGCACCGCGAGCCCATGCTGATGCCGACCGCCGTCGAAGAGTTCATCCGCTACGTCACCCCGGTACCGCATATGAATCGCGCTGCCGCCAAAGACACCGTCTTGGACGGGTGCCCGATCCCGAAGGACGATCTGGTGATGGTCGGGCTGGGTTCTGCGAACCACGATGAAACCATCTTCGACAAGCCCGACGAGGTGGTGCTCGACCGATTCCCGAACCGTCACATGGGCTTCGGCGCCGGGCCGCACCGCTGCGTCGGATCCCATCTGGGCAAGCTCGGCGTCCGGGTCGGACTGGAGGAGTTCCTGGCGGCATTCTCCGATTTCGAGGTCACCGACTACTACGCGTTGCGGTACAACGGCGGTGAGGGCCGCGGCCTGCTGACCGTACCGATGCGCGCGACCCCCGTTAACGGGTCATCGGGACAGTAG